A window of the Agrococcus jejuensis genome harbors these coding sequences:
- a CDS encoding ion transporter — translation MTTDAPATTASDPASDAAFPRPDDADPRRPVPAWRARLQGVVEHRWFQRSIITLIVVNAILIGVETYPGMHGIGGGILYVVDAIILTVFTIEVVLRISAYGWRFFTNGWNLFDLFVVAVSYVPSGGALQVLRVLRVLRVLRLLSQVPSLRRVVGALGSAIPGISAIGGLLVIIMYVYVVACTMLFGDIAPELFGDLGASTVSLFRLLNGDGWGEIVPPLQAELPWAWPFMMGYGLISTFVILNLFIAVTCEALENQKEEETQLTIKEQQLMDEVLELKAMVRSIAEERRGA, via the coding sequence GTGACGACCGACGCCCCCGCCACCACCGCATCCGACCCCGCGAGCGACGCCGCCTTCCCGCGACCCGACGACGCCGATCCGCGGCGCCCCGTGCCGGCCTGGCGCGCACGCCTGCAGGGCGTCGTCGAGCACCGCTGGTTCCAGCGCAGCATCATCACGCTCATCGTCGTCAACGCCATCCTCATCGGCGTCGAGACGTATCCGGGCATGCACGGCATCGGCGGCGGCATCCTCTACGTCGTCGACGCGATCATCCTCACGGTGTTCACGATCGAGGTCGTGCTGCGCATCTCGGCGTACGGCTGGCGCTTCTTCACGAACGGCTGGAACCTCTTCGACCTGTTCGTCGTCGCCGTCTCGTACGTGCCGTCGGGCGGGGCGCTGCAGGTGCTGCGCGTGCTCCGCGTGCTGCGCGTCCTGCGGCTGCTGTCGCAGGTGCCGTCGCTGCGCCGCGTCGTCGGCGCGCTCGGCTCGGCGATCCCCGGCATCTCCGCCATCGGCGGCCTGCTCGTCATCATCATGTACGTCTACGTCGTCGCCTGCACCATGCTCTTCGGCGACATCGCGCCCGAGCTCTTCGGCGACCTCGGCGCATCCACCGTCTCGCTCTTCCGCCTGCTGAACGGCGACGGCTGGGGTGAGATCGTGCCGCCGCTGCAGGCCGAGCTGCCGTGGGCGTGGCCGTTCATGATGGGCTACGGCCTCATCTCGACCTTCGTGATCCTCAACCTCTTCATCGCCGTCACGTGCGAGGCGCTCGAGAACCAGAAGGAGGAGGAGACGCAGCTCACGATCAAGGAGCAGCAGCTCATGGACGAGGTGCTCGAGCTGAAGGCGATGGTGCGGTCGATCGCCGAGGAGCGGCGCGGGGCATGA